One genomic region from Dehalobacter restrictus DSM 9455 encodes:
- a CDS encoding DEAD/DEAH box helicase family protein: MSPGLPLGKLLAVTAGLPDKKPTTQPATQPFSPALPSAPVIDRDFENRLAQKLTNRMKKENMGVQEKVRWQDISREALPEAFNIEVLQNETVYQKFLRIAEGRQLAENEFRIVEKKLGVSTKELLGFMQKAVQSGNAEWLPIFEQVRSRYFCRRCGSSHYEEWPSLYGDTYTCLDCREIGPLNSLQILFRLHSVDVPGQTQVDTDKCKPDQTVRSYSLEFTFAQEKAAEELWQQVHRQKAQETLLWAACGAGKTEVCFPLIDSFLRQNKKVLFAAPRQDVVHDVQPRLQKNFPEYNIKILSGALPQDMEPSKLTVATTHQVLRFYRAFHLIILDETDAYPYEGSSVLEYGIRQALRPDGQIICLTATPSAEILLRVKSQKCAIVRLPVRHHGFPVPVPEWQKNKLTRDRSLVELKKVLLKLIADGPILVFVPTVALVKEWTGVLKMAFSDLRVEGSWSSDAARREKIVLFRQGDINIFVCTSILERGITIKGVQVAVLFADHTLYDARALVQMAGRTGRSAECPFGRAVFIYAEQTQAMIQANRWIQDQNRLAEEWGCLNG, translated from the coding sequence TTGAGCCCGGGGTTACCGCTAGGAAAGCTGCTGGCCGTCACTGCAGGGCTGCCTGATAAAAAACCAACGACACAACCAGCCACGCAGCCATTTTCACCAGCTCTGCCATCAGCACCAGTTATAGACAGGGACTTTGAAAACAGGCTTGCCCAAAAGCTAACAAATCGAATGAAAAAAGAAAATATGGGCGTTCAAGAAAAGGTTCGGTGGCAGGATATCAGCCGGGAGGCCTTGCCGGAGGCATTCAATATCGAAGTGCTGCAGAATGAAACCGTGTACCAAAAATTCCTGAGAATAGCGGAGGGCAGGCAACTCGCCGAAAATGAGTTTCGGATTGTGGAGAAGAAGCTCGGCGTTAGTACGAAGGAACTTCTGGGCTTCATGCAAAAAGCTGTGCAGAGCGGAAATGCAGAGTGGCTGCCGATTTTTGAACAGGTTCGATCCAGGTATTTCTGCCGGCGCTGCGGAAGCAGTCATTATGAAGAATGGCCATCACTGTATGGCGATACATATACCTGCCTTGACTGTCGGGAAATTGGACCGCTCAATTCTCTGCAAATTCTTTTTAGGCTCCATTCCGTCGATGTTCCGGGTCAAACACAGGTGGATACGGATAAGTGTAAACCAGATCAAACTGTCCGGAGTTATAGCCTGGAATTTACTTTTGCGCAGGAAAAGGCAGCCGAAGAGCTTTGGCAGCAGGTGCACCGGCAAAAAGCACAAGAAACGCTGCTTTGGGCTGCCTGCGGTGCTGGAAAAACAGAGGTTTGTTTCCCTTTGATCGACAGTTTTTTGCGTCAGAATAAAAAGGTTCTTTTTGCGGCACCCAGACAGGACGTTGTGCACGATGTTCAGCCTCGTTTGCAGAAAAATTTTCCGGAATACAATATCAAAATTTTAAGCGGAGCGCTGCCGCAGGATATGGAGCCCTCAAAGCTAACCGTCGCAACAACGCATCAAGTTCTGAGATTTTATCGGGCTTTTCACCTGATTATCCTTGATGAGACTGACGCCTATCCGTATGAAGGAAGCAGCGTCCTGGAATATGGGATCAGACAGGCTTTGAGACCAGATGGACAAATTATCTGTCTTACAGCGACACCGTCAGCAGAAATCCTGTTACGGGTCAAGAGCCAGAAATGTGCGATCGTCAGACTCCCTGTAAGACATCATGGATTTCCTGTTCCGGTCCCCGAATGGCAAAAAAATAAACTGACCAGGGATCGTTCACTGGTTGAATTGAAAAAAGTATTGCTGAAATTGATTGCGGACGGTCCGATTCTGGTCTTTGTCCCCACAGTTGCGTTGGTTAAAGAATGGACGGGTGTGCTGAAAATGGCTTTTAGTGATCTGCGCGTGGAGGGAAGCTGGAGCTCGGATGCTGCGAGGAGAGAAAAGATCGTACTTTTCAGGCAGGGCGATATTAATATTTTTGTCTGTACATCCATTTTAGAAAGAGGCATAACCATTAAAGGTGTACAGGTTGCAGTTTTATTTGCGGATCATACGCTCTATGATGCGAGGGCTTTGGTCCAGATGGCCGGCAGAACAGGCCGGAGCGCAGAATGTCCGTTTGGAAGAGCCGTCTTTATTTATGCCGAACAAACCCAGGCCATGATCCAGGCCAACCGCTGGATTCAGGACCAGAACAGGCTGGCTGAAGAATGGGGATGTCTGAATGGTTGA
- a CDS encoding glycosyltransferase: MSINVLHLIGGGEIGGAEQNVLNLLKNLDRQSVNPFLGCLTKGSALAPCAQSFGIPSEIFPMQFPFDLSPLPTIIAFCRKHKIALIHAHGTRANLLGRTVARLTKIPCISTIHSLPEYDYPSSLKGRISLWVDNLTLHWSAGIIAVSVSLSQSAAIRLNRKGLTLPVNVIYNGSEIFSFTQPDQMLKAFREQWSIPDHCLVIGTIGRLHPVKGQFYLIEAMKLLTAEIPDLHLLIIGEGPLHNQLTEQLKLSGLSFTLTGYLPSAWQALPAMDLFVFPSLSEGMGLVLLEAAQAGIPIIASKVGGIPELLEDHKEALLVPPADPAAMALACSKVLKDRAFSAEMTARARQKASLFSIEKMVQDTITFYEKIIS, from the coding sequence ATGTCGATTAATGTTCTTCATCTGATTGGAGGCGGCGAGATCGGAGGGGCTGAGCAGAACGTTCTGAATCTCCTGAAAAATCTGGACAGGCAAAGCGTAAATCCTTTTCTGGGTTGTCTGACCAAGGGCTCCGCGCTGGCACCATGCGCACAGTCTTTCGGCATCCCGTCTGAAATATTCCCCATGCAGTTCCCTTTTGACCTCTCCCCTTTGCCTACCATTATTGCTTTCTGCCGCAAACATAAGATTGCGTTAATCCATGCCCATGGCACAAGGGCTAACCTTCTGGGGCGGACCGTCGCGAGACTCACCAAGATCCCCTGCATTTCAACCATCCACAGCCTGCCGGAATACGATTATCCGTCTTCCCTCAAAGGCAGGATTTCTCTCTGGGTCGATAATCTCACCCTGCACTGGTCTGCCGGCATTATTGCGGTATCCGTCAGTCTCAGCCAATCCGCTGCCATCCGACTGAACAGGAAAGGATTAACTTTGCCGGTGAACGTGATCTATAACGGTAGTGAAATATTTTCATTCACTCAACCAGACCAAATGCTCAAAGCCTTCCGTGAACAATGGTCAATCCCGGATCATTGTCTTGTCATCGGAACGATTGGTCGTCTGCACCCGGTGAAAGGGCAGTTTTACCTGATTGAAGCGATGAAACTGCTTACTGCGGAAATCCCTGACCTTCATCTGCTCATCATTGGTGAAGGTCCTCTTCATAATCAACTGACCGAACAACTGAAGCTTTCCGGACTTTCATTTACGCTGACCGGCTACCTGCCTTCAGCCTGGCAGGCCCTGCCGGCAATGGATTTGTTTGTATTTCCTTCTCTGAGCGAAGGAATGGGACTAGTTTTACTGGAAGCCGCTCAAGCCGGAATCCCGATTATAGCTTCCAAGGTCGGCGGGATCCCTGAACTTCTGGAAGACCACAAGGAAGCCCTGCTCGTTCCGCCGGCTGACCCTGCGGCGATGGCGCTGGCCTGCAGCAAGGTGCTCAAGGACAGGGCTTTTTCTGCCGAAATGACTGCCAGGGCTAGGCAAAAGGCCAGCCTGTTTTCCATTGAAAAAATGGTTCAGGATACAATAACTTTTTATGAAAAAATAATAAGCTAA
- a CDS encoding O-antigen ligase family protein, whose product MNYGRTENFLSVFMFLGMICHGIFFIREWLVLGAVLIFYTIAHWKQVCLTTIAAKKKFRNPVSIFLLLSLFSLVGLFSPVRAIDGWLEAFRWLVYLSAYLWGIQLAAAGGANRFLNRMIWLTILAVVLSWLPGSENIWLPPGPPEEGRYAFCFGYPNSAAAFLGCQLMVILIKRGFNPFFLLLLGISILSTGSRASILLLLLFIPILLLKKRALTQKNIINMDSIRTVTEKRSQASVRIILLACLIIVLYPAVSSIQVPFSHLSSWTYTSMAERITYYADSIRLARDAYFLPRAGGWLGFPFIQTTPYWTLDTHSSFCRVLLNQGIIALLLLMLWARQGFRSFVQDLWNGDDLGTICTKAAALFLGLHSLIDVDMSFGIIGILFWLLVGLNTGEKTENQDKIRTALLS is encoded by the coding sequence GTGAATTATGGGAGGACAGAAAATTTCCTAAGTGTGTTTATGTTTTTGGGTATGATATGCCACGGGATTTTTTTTATCCGAGAGTGGCTTGTCCTGGGTGCTGTCTTGATATTCTACACGATTGCTCACTGGAAACAAGTTTGTCTTACAACTATCGCCGCCAAAAAAAAATTTCGGAATCCGGTGAGCATTTTTTTGCTGCTGAGCCTTTTTTCGCTGGTGGGACTATTCAGTCCAGTCAGGGCAATTGATGGCTGGCTGGAAGCGTTCCGCTGGCTGGTATATTTATCTGCCTATTTGTGGGGAATACAGCTGGCGGCTGCCGGGGGGGCAAATAGGTTTTTAAACAGAATGATATGGTTGACAATTTTGGCGGTGGTACTGTCCTGGCTGCCCGGAAGTGAGAATATCTGGCTGCCGCCTGGCCCGCCGGAAGAAGGGCGCTATGCCTTCTGTTTCGGATATCCGAATTCTGCTGCAGCTTTTCTTGGGTGCCAATTAATGGTAATATTGATAAAAAGGGGATTTAACCCATTTTTCTTGCTGCTGCTGGGAATAAGTATCCTATCCACTGGATCAAGGGCTTCGATACTGCTGCTTTTGTTGTTTATCCCGATTCTATTGCTAAAAAAAAGAGCTTTAACTCAAAAAAATATTATAAATATGGATAGCATCAGAACTGTAACCGAAAAGCGTTCTCAGGCGTCAGTCAGAATAATACTTCTTGCTTGTTTGATCATTGTCCTATACCCTGCAGTTTCGAGTATACAGGTGCCATTCAGCCATTTAAGTTCCTGGACGTATACCAGCATGGCGGAAAGAATTACGTATTATGCTGATAGTATCCGGCTTGCCAGAGATGCATATTTTCTGCCGCGGGCGGGAGGATGGCTCGGTTTTCCCTTTATTCAGACCACCCCTTATTGGACATTGGATACCCATTCTTCATTTTGCCGGGTGCTTTTAAATCAGGGGATCATTGCTCTTTTGTTATTAATGCTTTGGGCACGGCAAGGATTCAGGAGTTTTGTCCAGGACCTTTGGAATGGAGATGACCTTGGAACGATCTGTACGAAAGCAGCAGCTCTATTTTTGGGACTGCACAGCCTGATTGATGTGGATATGTCTTTTGGGATTATCGGCATCTTATTCTGGCTGCTGGTCGGGCTCAATACCGGGGAAAAAACAGAAAATCAGGACAAGATCAGAACCGCCTTGCTTAGCTGA
- a CDS encoding WecB/TagA/CpsF family glycosyltransferase yields the protein MKQLEILGTRIDPASLQDCLETIKNTILLGQQLRIVTANPELIYKAEHDANLLAVINSAGLVVPDGVGVVWAARKLGLPVKERVTGIDLTAGILRESNRHGWRVFLLGAKPGITEKVIRQQSLRYPGIALACHHGFFTQAEEPEVIRQIRHFAPDILLVGLGAPKQEYWNHEHAGLAKVSMGIGGSFDVLSGEVKRAPGVFRESGLEWLYRLISEPGRIKRQVVLPLYLLRVLKQKYFPESDK from the coding sequence ATGAAACAATTGGAAATATTGGGAACGCGTATTGATCCGGCTAGTTTGCAGGACTGCCTTGAAACTATCAAAAATACGATTTTGCTGGGGCAGCAACTCCGGATTGTGACCGCAAATCCCGAATTAATTTACAAAGCTGAACATGACGCCAATCTCCTAGCAGTCATCAATTCAGCCGGTCTTGTCGTACCGGATGGGGTCGGCGTAGTTTGGGCTGCCCGGAAACTTGGCCTTCCAGTCAAAGAAAGAGTAACCGGCATCGACCTGACAGCAGGGATATTAAGGGAAAGCAACCGTCACGGATGGAGAGTATTTCTGTTGGGCGCGAAGCCGGGCATTACAGAAAAAGTTATTCGGCAGCAGAGCCTGCGGTACCCGGGGATAGCGTTGGCGTGTCATCATGGTTTTTTTACGCAGGCAGAAGAGCCGGAGGTCATCCGGCAGATCCGTCACTTTGCACCGGATATTCTTTTGGTTGGCTTGGGTGCCCCCAAACAGGAATACTGGAATCATGAACACGCAGGGCTGGCTAAAGTAAGTATGGGTATCGGGGGGTCATTCGACGTACTGTCCGGAGAAGTGAAACGTGCCCCCGGGGTATTTCGGGAATCCGGACTGGAATGGCTTTACCGGCTGATCAGCGAACCGGGCCGGATAAAAAGGCAAGTTGTACTTCCACTGTACCTTCTAAGGGTTCTGAAACAGAAATATTTCCCGGAATCTGATAAATAA